The Glandiceps talaboti chromosome 19, keGlaTala1.1, whole genome shotgun sequence genome contains a region encoding:
- the LOC144450276 gene encoding ras-related protein Rab-31-like: MRSIEAKVVVLGSQGVGKTSVVLRYVSNHFSQQVTPTIGASFFTIKMNIDDHRVKLQLWDTAGQERFRSMAPMYYRKANAALLVYDISAPDTFTAIKSWVEELQRNVDEKIVLCVLANKCDLVEHRKVSLEEAQDYASSIGALFFETSALTNQGLQEAFLNVCQQLIVLSQTCPDSGVNVVENNENSIPMENNHIIPKVWHTTETNFPGNLHEQRMDQLRIASRSSEEETHVCCS, translated from the exons gTGTTGGTAAAACTAGCGTTGTACTTCGTTATGTCAGTAATCATTTTAGTCAACAAGTTACACCAACAATTGGAGCTTCTTTTTTCACTATCAAAAT GAATATAGATGACCACAGAGTCAAATTACAACTATGGGATACAGCAGGACAGGAAAGATTCCGTTCTATGGCACCAATGTATTATCGTAAAGCCAACGCAGCGCTACTGGTTTATGATATATCGGCACCTGATACATTTACTGCTATTAAGTCATGGGTAGAAG AATTACAGAGAAACGTGGATGAAAAAAtag TTCTATGTGTTTTAGCCAATAAATGTGATTTGGTAGAACACAGAAAAGTTAGTCTAGAGGAAGCCCAGGATTATGCCAGCTCCATTGGTGCTTTATTCTTTGAAACATCAGCACTCACAAACCAAG GACTACAAGAAGCATTTCTGAATGTATGTCAACAACTCATTGTCTTGTCCCAAACCTGCCCGGACAGTGGCGTCAACGTCGTTGAAAATAACGAGAACTCTATCCCGATGGAAAACAATCATATCATACCTAAAGTATGGCACACTACGGAAACAAACTTTCCGGGAAATTTACATGAACAGCGCATGGATCAGTTACGGATCGCATCGCGAAGTTCAGAGGAAGAAACGCACGTTTGTTGTTCTTGA